The following coding sequences are from one Nitrospirota bacterium window:
- a CDS encoding DEAD/DEAH box helicase yields MNFSELDLPYEVRQGIEKSGFTACTPVQEEVIPRAVRGEDIAAQAQTGTGKTAAFLISLFSRMTRNPVQDCSESPQALIIAPTRELADQIFHEAERLGQFTGFRFLAVYGGVDYQKQMDILQKGVDVLIGTPGRLIDYFKQHVYSLKKTRYLIIDEADRMFDMGFIDDLRYLIKKMPPYAKRQSMLFSATLSYRVMELAYEHMNLPEKISITPEKVTVERVEQVLYHVGKHEKLSLLLGILKKEAPERALIFVNTRRAADMVVERLNRNGWNVAAITGDIIQKKRLRLLADFKDGTLPVLVATDVASRGIHVEGVTHVINYDLPQDAEDYVHRIGRTGRAGASGRAVSLADEEYVYSLEEIEKYIGMKIPVEWADASLYVREIRRTQEEKAQSDKLRAALPPQPNRNRRRSPPRASQRS; encoded by the coding sequence ATGAACTTTAGCGAACTGGACTTACCCTACGAAGTGCGTCAGGGCATTGAGAAGTCGGGATTCACCGCATGCACGCCGGTGCAGGAGGAGGTAATCCCGCGCGCTGTCCGCGGAGAAGATATTGCGGCGCAGGCGCAGACCGGCACGGGCAAGACCGCTGCTTTCCTGATTTCGCTCTTTTCGCGCATGACGCGCAATCCCGTCCAGGATTGCAGTGAATCGCCGCAGGCCCTCATCATCGCTCCAACCCGCGAACTGGCCGACCAGATATTTCATGAGGCGGAACGACTGGGGCAGTTCACCGGCTTCCGATTCCTTGCCGTGTACGGCGGGGTCGACTACCAGAAGCAGATGGATATTCTCCAGAAAGGCGTCGATGTCCTGATAGGGACGCCGGGCAGGCTGATCGATTATTTCAAACAGCACGTCTACAGCCTGAAAAAGACGCGCTACCTCATCATCGACGAGGCCGATCGCATGTTCGACATGGGCTTTATCGACGACCTGCGGTATCTCATCAAGAAGATGCCGCCCTATGCCAAACGGCAGTCCATGCTCTTTTCCGCGACGCTCTCCTACCGCGTCATGGAACTGGCCTATGAGCACATGAACCTGCCTGAGAAGATATCGATCACGCCCGAAAAAGTCACCGTGGAGCGCGTCGAGCAGGTCCTGTACCACGTGGGCAAGCACGAGAAACTGTCGCTGCTGCTCGGGATCCTGAAAAAAGAAGCGCCCGAACGGGCGCTCATCTTCGTAAACACGCGCCGCGCCGCCGACATGGTAGTTGAGCGCCTGAACCGCAATGGCTGGAACGTAGCGGCCATCACGGGCGACATCATCCAGAAGAAGCGGCTCAGGCTGCTTGCGGATTTCAAGGACGGAACGCTGCCGGTCCTCGTGGCCACCGATGTGGCGAGCCGCGGCATCCACGTTGAAGGGGTGACCCACGTGATCAACTACGACCTCCCCCAGGACGCGGAGGACTATGTGCACCGGATCGGCCGCACCGGCCGCGCCGGAGCCAGCGGCAGAGCCGTCAGCCTGGCCGACGAGGAATACGTCTACTCGCTGGAGGAAATAGAAAAGTACATCGGGATGAAGATACCCGTCGAATGGGCCGACGCGAGCCTCTATGTCCGGGAGATCAGAAGAACCCAGGAAGAGAAGGCCCAGAGCGACAAACTGCGCGCCGCCCTTCCGCCGCAGCCGAACCGGAACAGACGACGCTCCCCTCCCCGAGCCAGCCAGCGGTCCTGA
- a CDS encoding long-chain fatty acid--CoA ligase, giving the protein MTFIMQPTERPWTRFYEAGVASSLTYPRITLGGALSETARKFPDQTALLFYGRKLSYAELDRLANRFARALARLGVKKGDRVALMLPNTPHMVIAYYGTLRTGAVAVPTNPLYHEHELEVQLRDSGAETLVALDLFYPVISHALPRTPVKQLLLGSVKDFLPFPKNLLYPIKARLDKQWVSVRRAGGVLDFVGTMQREPDTPFEADVQHDDVALLQYTGGTTGIPKGTILTHRNLIVNAVQSRAWLTLRDEEKTAILAVIPFFHVYGMTTAMNLGVLIGAELILLPKFHTKEVIRVIEKERPKIFPGIQAMYLAIGHYPGIEKHDLSSLKVAISGAGPLMREVQERFEQVTGGRIIEGYGLSEASPVTHANPLFGSRKVGSIGLPWPDTDARIVDLETGVKNLQPGEVGELVVRGPQVMQGYWNKPEETAQALRNGWLHTGDIARMDEDGYFYIVDRIKDMIKTVGENVYPREVEEVLYTYPKVKEAVVIGVPQEFLGEEIKAFIVLKDGVTANAEEIIAYCREQLSKFKVPKEVEFRKELPKTLVGKVLRRVLKDQELKKIEKA; this is encoded by the coding sequence ATGACATTCATCATGCAACCCACCGAACGTCCCTGGACCAGGTTTTACGAAGCAGGTGTCGCGTCGAGCCTGACCTATCCCCGTATAACGCTTGGCGGTGCCCTTTCGGAGACCGCGCGGAAATTCCCCGACCAGACAGCGCTCCTCTTCTACGGCAGGAAGCTTTCCTATGCGGAACTCGACCGGCTTGCGAACCGCTTCGCCCGCGCGCTGGCGCGCCTTGGCGTGAAAAAAGGCGACCGGGTAGCGCTCATGCTTCCGAACACGCCGCACATGGTCATCGCCTATTATGGCACGCTCAGGACCGGCGCCGTCGCCGTGCCGACCAACCCGCTCTATCACGAGCATGAACTCGAGGTGCAGCTCCGGGACAGCGGCGCTGAGACGCTCGTCGCGCTCGATCTGTTCTACCCGGTCATCTCCCATGCCCTGCCTCGGACGCCGGTCAAACAGCTGCTCCTGGGCAGTGTGAAGGATTTCCTCCCCTTTCCGAAAAACCTTCTGTACCCGATCAAGGCACGGTTGGACAAACAATGGGTCAGCGTCAGGCGGGCTGGAGGGGTCCTCGATTTTGTCGGGACAATGCAGCGCGAGCCTGATACGCCGTTCGAGGCCGACGTGCAACATGACGATGTCGCGCTGCTGCAGTACACCGGCGGCACAACAGGTATCCCCAAGGGCACGATCCTGACGCACCGTAACCTGATCGTGAACGCAGTCCAGAGCAGGGCATGGCTCACGCTCCGCGACGAGGAGAAGACCGCCATTCTTGCCGTGATCCCCTTCTTTCATGTCTATGGCATGACCACGGCGATGAACCTGGGCGTGCTGATCGGCGCAGAACTGATACTCCTGCCCAAGTTCCATACGAAAGAGGTCATCCGGGTCATCGAGAAGGAGCGCCCGAAGATATTCCCCGGGATCCAGGCCATGTATCTTGCGATCGGCCATTATCCCGGCATCGAGAAGCACGACCTGTCGTCCCTCAAGGTCGCCATTAGCGGCGCGGGGCCGCTCATGCGCGAAGTACAGGAGCGGTTCGAACAGGTCACCGGAGGCAGGATCATCGAAGGCTATGGGCTGTCCGAGGCCTCTCCCGTGACCCATGCCAACCCGCTCTTTGGCAGCAGGAAGGTCGGCAGCATCGGACTCCCCTGGCCGGACACGGATGCGCGCATCGTGGACCTGGAGACCGGAGTGAAAAACCTGCAACCGGGAGAGGTTGGTGAACTGGTGGTCAGAGGCCCGCAGGTGATGCAGGGTTACTGGAACAAGCCGGAAGAAACGGCACAGGCCCTGCGCAACGGCTGGCTCCACACCGGCGACATCGCCAGGATGGACGAGGACGGTTACTTCTACATCGTCGACCGGATCAAGGACATGATCAAGACCGTGGGTGAGAATGTCTATCCCCGCGAGGTGGAGGAGGTCCTGTATACGTACCCGAAGGTGAAGGAAGCAGTCGTGATCGGCGTCCCGCAGGAGTTCCTGGGCGAGGAGATCAAGGCATTCATCGTGCTCAAGGACGGCGTGACCGCGAATGCCGAGGAGATCATCGCATACTGCCGGGAGCAGCTTTCGAAGTTCAAGGTGCCGAAAGAGGTCGAGTTCCGGAAGGAGCTTCCGAAGACGCTCGTGGGCAAGGTCCTGAGACGGGTGCTCAAGGACCAGGAACTGAAGAAAATAGAAAAGGCATAG
- a CDS encoding septum formation initiator family protein encodes MRKRNHIKAARGSRSAIRIKLLIAAGVIAAGYLLVSLVFGEMGLVKYYRMKAQHEALAGDIARLRQDNAKLQREVQNLKTDPACIERIARDKLGLARPGEIVYYYKSN; translated from the coding sequence ATGCGGAAACGTAACCACATAAAGGCGGCGCGGGGCTCCCGGTCGGCGATCAGAATAAAACTCCTGATCGCGGCGGGAGTCATCGCGGCTGGCTATCTCCTCGTGTCCCTTGTCTTCGGAGAAATGGGACTGGTCAAGTACTACCGGATGAAGGCGCAGCACGAGGCCCTTGCGGGGGATATCGCGCGACTGAGACAGGACAATGCAAAGCTTCAACGAGAGGTCCAGAACCTGAAAACCGACCCGGCCTGCATTGAGCGTATCGCGCGGGATAAACTGGGGCTTGCGCGTCCCGGGGAGATAGTGTACTATTACAAATCGAACTGA
- a CDS encoding nucleotidyltransferase domain-containing protein, protein MLTKLFSSTRAELLGLFFNNPDDKFYLREIARHIGKDAAGIKRELDNLVKIGLLAKENRGVQKYYFVNKGSPIFSEMKGLIFKTTGAQGAMKASLSRLKGVRAALIYGSYAKGTEKEDSNINLMVIGQANITELNDMVMGLEEKLKREIDYLVFDEQEYRKRKESRDPFIREILKGKKIFLVGKEDEL, encoded by the coding sequence GTGCTTACAAAACTCTTCTCTTCTACAAGAGCGGAGCTTTTAGGCCTGTTCTTTAACAATCCGGATGACAAGTTCTACCTGAGGGAAATCGCCCGGCATATCGGCAAGGATGCAGCCGGGATCAAGAGAGAACTTGACAACCTCGTGAAGATCGGGCTCTTGGCGAAAGAGAACCGGGGCGTACAGAAATACTATTTCGTGAACAAGGGATCGCCGATCTTCTCGGAAATGAAGGGGCTGATCTTCAAGACGACGGGGGCCCAGGGCGCGATGAAGGCATCCCTCTCGAGGCTGAAGGGCGTCCGGGCGGCGCTCATCTATGGGTCCTATGCAAAGGGAACCGAGAAAGAAGACAGCAACATCAACCTGATGGTCATCGGACAGGCCAACATCACGGAACTGAACGACATGGTGATGGGGCTGGAGGAAAAGCTGAAGCGGGAAATCGATTACCTGGTCTTTGACGAGCAGGAATACCGCAAGCGAAAAGAATCACGGGACCCGTTCATCCGGGAGATATTGAAAGGCAAGAAAATATTCCTGGTAGGCAAAGAAGATGAACTATAG
- a CDS encoding glycine--tRNA ligase subunit alpha → MTFQDLILTLQNYWASRGCVIHQPYDTEVGAGTFHPATFLRVLGPEPWSAAYVQPSRRPTDGRYGENPNRMQHYYQFQVILKPHPENVQDLYLDSLLQLGINPMKHDIRFVEDDWESPTLGAWGLGWEVWLNGMEVTQFTYFQQVGGIDLKPISAELTYGIERLAMYLQGVNNVYDLAWTRNVKYGDVHHDTEVQFSKYNFELSDREMLFRQFESYEKESEKLIKAGVVFPAYDYCLKCSHTFNLLDAAGAISVTERTGYIGRVRKLARLCAHAYLADREAKGFPMLKK, encoded by the coding sequence TTGACATTTCAGGATCTTATACTCACCCTGCAGAATTACTGGGCCTCGAGGGGATGTGTCATCCACCAGCCCTATGATACGGAGGTTGGTGCGGGCACCTTCCATCCCGCAACGTTTCTGAGAGTCCTCGGGCCCGAGCCCTGGAGTGCAGCGTATGTGCAGCCCTCCCGCAGGCCGACCGACGGACGCTACGGAGAAAACCCGAACCGGATGCAGCACTACTACCAGTTCCAGGTCATCCTGAAGCCCCATCCCGAGAATGTCCAGGATCTCTACCTCGATAGCCTGTTGCAGCTCGGGATCAACCCAATGAAGCACGACATCCGTTTTGTGGAGGACGACTGGGAATCGCCGACCCTCGGCGCCTGGGGGCTCGGCTGGGAGGTCTGGCTGAACGGCATGGAGGTCACGCAGTTCACCTATTTCCAGCAGGTCGGCGGCATTGATCTGAAACCCATCTCTGCCGAGCTTACCTACGGCATCGAGCGGCTTGCCATGTATCTCCAGGGCGTCAACAACGTCTACGACCTCGCATGGACCAGGAATGTGAAGTACGGCGATGTGCATCACGACACCGAGGTGCAGTTCTCCAAATACAACTTCGAGCTCTCTGACCGCGAGATGCTCTTCCGGCAGTTTGAGTCCTATGAAAAGGAAAGCGAGAAGCTGATCAAGGCGGGTGTGGTGTTCCCGGCGTATGACTACTGTTTGAAATGCTCGCATACCTTCAACCTGCTCGATGCAGCGGGCGCGATCAGCGTGACCGAGCGAACGGGCTACATTGGGCGCGTGCGGAAGCTGGCCCGGCTCTGCGCTCACGCGTACCTGGCCGACCGGGAGGCGAAGGGCTTCCCGATGCTGAAGAAATAA
- a CDS encoding thiolase family protein, whose protein sequence is MKEVVIIDGFRTPYAKAGTAFKDVHPVDLGAAVAKEVIARTGIDSALIDEVIVGNAGMPADAANIARVIALRAGIPERTPAYSVQRNCASGMQAVASAYAQILAGMSGIVLAGGVESMSSYDYYMSRRLRDAITAVRRGRTAGSRIKAVLSLRPKDFLPVIGLIQGLTDPISGLIMGETAEVLVRDFGITRTEQDEYALTSHQRWTAANAAGKFRNEVVPFYVPPKFEAVEEDIGPRKNQTREALAKLPPYFDKRTGTVTAGNSSPITDGAAAAIVMIADRAAALGYRPLGHIRAVAFAGFDPSRMGISPLYATHKVLKLAGMTMKDIELIELNEAFAAQVIAVERAAVSREYFARHLPGEEPIGEFRRDIMNVNGGAIAVGHPVGSSGLRIIITLLKEMERRGLGTGLATLCIGGGQGGAMILERK, encoded by the coding sequence ATGAAAGAAGTGGTCATCATAGACGGTTTCCGCACCCCTTACGCCAAGGCCGGCACGGCATTCAAGGATGTCCACCCGGTCGACCTGGGAGCAGCAGTTGCGAAGGAGGTTATAGCCAGGACCGGCATCGACTCTGCGCTGATCGACGAGGTGATCGTCGGGAATGCCGGCATGCCCGCCGACGCTGCGAACATAGCCCGCGTCATCGCGCTCCGCGCCGGCATCCCCGAACGGACCCCCGCCTACAGCGTCCAGCGGAACTGCGCTTCCGGGATGCAGGCCGTGGCAAGCGCGTACGCCCAGATCCTGGCCGGCATGAGCGGGATCGTGCTGGCAGGCGGCGTGGAATCCATGTCTTCCTACGATTATTACATGTCCCGCAGGCTCCGGGACGCGATCACCGCCGTGCGGCGCGGCAGGACGGCGGGCTCGCGGATCAAGGCAGTCCTCTCCCTCAGGCCGAAGGATTTTCTGCCGGTCATAGGCCTCATCCAGGGGTTGACCGACCCGATCTCCGGGCTGATCATGGGTGAGACCGCGGAAGTCCTCGTCCGCGACTTCGGCATCACGCGCACGGAGCAGGATGAGTATGCCCTCACGAGCCATCAGCGGTGGACGGCCGCGAACGCCGCGGGGAAATTCAGGAACGAGGTGGTCCCGTTCTACGTGCCGCCGAAATTCGAAGCGGTTGAGGAGGACATCGGCCCGCGAAAGAACCAGACCCGGGAGGCGCTCGCGAAGCTGCCCCCCTACTTCGACAAGCGGACCGGGACCGTCACGGCGGGCAATTCATCGCCGATCACCGACGGCGCGGCAGCGGCGATCGTCATGATCGCCGACAGGGCGGCAGCGCTGGGATACAGGCCCCTCGGTCATATCAGGGCCGTGGCGTTCGCGGGCTTCGACCCTTCGCGCATGGGCATCAGCCCGCTCTATGCCACGCACAAGGTGTTGAAGCTCGCCGGAATGACCATGAAGGACATCGAGCTGATCGAACTGAACGAGGCCTTCGCCGCGCAGGTGATCGCTGTCGAGCGGGCGGCCGTGTCGCGGGAGTATTTCGCACGCCATCTGCCGGGCGAAGAGCCGATCGGCGAGTTCCGCCGCGACATCATGAACGTGAACGGCGGCGCCATCGCGGTAGGGCATCCGGTGGGCTCGTCGGGGCTCAGGATCATCATCACGCTCCTCAAGGAGATGGAGCGCCGGGGCCTCGGGACCGGCCTTGCCACACTCTGCATCGGCGGCGGCCAGGGCGGAGCCATGATCTTGGAGAGAAAGTAA
- a CDS encoding HEPN domain-containing protein has protein sequence MNYSTLKEMGIVEERTAEVAEVISLVTRAERDLSTSRLLQDKDEEWAFAAAYQAMARSARALILSEGFRPKSSRRDTHKTVVTASGILLGDQYKSMINKFDRMRRKYQNFMEEPGRIITRYEANQAIKDAEEFNALVNGRIREKFSQMSLLNDVPQLVSR, from the coding sequence ATGAACTATAGCACCCTCAAAGAAATGGGGATCGTCGAGGAGCGGACGGCTGAAGTGGCCGAAGTGATTTCACTCGTCACCCGGGCGGAGCGGGATCTCTCCACGAGCCGGCTCCTCCAGGACAAGGATGAAGAGTGGGCATTCGCCGCTGCGTACCAGGCGATGGCAAGGTCCGCAAGGGCGCTGATCCTGTCCGAGGGTTTCAGGCCAAAAAGCTCCCGCAGGGATACCCATAAGACGGTGGTGACCGCCTCCGGCATACTTCTGGGCGACCAGTACAAAAGCATGATCAACAAGTTCGACCGGATGCGCAGAAAATACCAGAACTTCATGGAAGAACCGGGCAGGATCATCACCCGGTATGAAGCAAACCAGGCGATCAAGGATGCGGAAGAATTCAATGCGCTGGTGAATGGCCGTATCAGAGAAAAATTCTCGCAGATGTCACTGCTGAACGATGTTCCTCAGCTTGTTTCAAGATAA
- a CDS encoding glycoside hydrolase family 57 protein: MSDQPLSIAFVWHMHQPYYKDDITGSYILPWVRLHGIKDYYDMPALLTDFPAIHQTFNLVPSLLKQIRDYVENNATDKFLLLTLKPAADLAPEDKLFLLKNSFMANWDTMIRPYPAYWDLLDRRGQSVSPNDLQNATRYYTVQDYRDLQVWFNLTWFDPLFKQNDPLLKDLIQKGSGFTENEKALLVQKQREVMALIIGEYRKLADMGRIELTTTPFYHPILPLLYDTDLAKIATPDIHLPVNRFAHPEDARAQIERAIEYHEKLFGSRPAGMWPSEGSVAEEVVPLIAGAGIKWIGTDEGVLARSLGVHIERDFAGIMKNPEVLYRPYLAGKGDQRVSVIFRDHTLSDLVGFVYSKWDYKNAVHDLIDRLHRVRRSVSNAPHLVSIILDGENAWEYYQNDGRDFFLYLYEKLSREEGLKCVSVNEYLKEHPAQDVIERLHAGSWINANYRIWIGHEEDNRAWDLLTQTRQALAEYASQDGDPVKTASAWEEIYIAEGSDWCWWYGDDHYSENDEEFDLLFRTHLMNVYRLIGRDIPDELQISILREDRHALPTVELTAFISPVIDGQVTNYFEWLPAGFYDVSQGGGAMHRGASIITHIYYGFDLKNLFIRLDPSGSLRDEKVSDLAFFVNFLNPKGYDIEIRVVPQERRVTAAFHRGENGTRTPVGQVNTVAANEIIELAVPFEMLGVKPNDDVQIFVTVERSGSEVEKWPYRGFIQFKVPTDDFEAMMWQV, from the coding sequence ATGTCCGACCAACCACTATCCATAGCCTTTGTCTGGCACATGCACCAGCCGTACTATAAGGACGACATCACCGGCTCCTACATCCTCCCCTGGGTCCGGTTACACGGGATCAAGGACTACTACGACATGCCGGCGCTCCTGACCGATTTCCCGGCCATCCATCAGACCTTCAATCTGGTGCCGTCCCTCCTGAAACAGATCAGGGACTACGTCGAGAACAACGCGACGGACAAGTTTCTCCTCCTTACCCTCAAGCCGGCCGCCGACCTCGCTCCTGAAGACAAGCTCTTCCTGCTCAAGAACTCTTTCATGGCGAACTGGGACACCATGATAAGGCCCTATCCGGCCTATTGGGACCTGCTCGACCGCCGGGGACAGAGTGTTTCTCCCAACGACCTTCAGAACGCGACCCGCTACTACACGGTCCAGGACTATCGCGATCTCCAAGTCTGGTTCAACCTGACCTGGTTCGACCCGCTCTTCAAGCAGAACGACCCGCTGCTGAAAGACCTGATCCAGAAAGGCTCGGGCTTCACCGAGAACGAGAAGGCACTCCTCGTGCAGAAACAGCGCGAGGTTATGGCGCTCATCATCGGAGAGTACCGGAAACTTGCCGACATGGGCCGGATCGAACTTACGACGACGCCCTTTTATCACCCGATCCTTCCGCTCCTCTATGATACGGACCTGGCAAAGATCGCGACCCCCGATATTCACCTGCCGGTCAACCGCTTCGCCCATCCCGAGGACGCCCGCGCCCAGATCGAACGCGCAATCGAGTATCACGAGAAGCTGTTCGGTTCCCGGCCGGCCGGGATGTGGCCCTCCGAAGGGTCCGTGGCGGAGGAAGTGGTGCCGTTGATCGCGGGCGCAGGGATCAAATGGATCGGGACCGATGAGGGGGTCCTTGCCCGCTCCCTGGGCGTCCACATCGAGAGGGACTTTGCCGGAATCATGAAGAACCCGGAGGTGCTCTACAGGCCCTATCTTGCCGGGAAAGGCGACCAGCGCGTCTCTGTCATCTTCCGCGATCACACCCTGTCGGACCTGGTCGGCTTCGTGTACTCGAAATGGGACTACAAGAACGCGGTCCACGATCTCATAGATCGTCTGCACCGCGTGCGTCGCAGCGTCAGCAACGCGCCGCACCTGGTCTCGATCATCCTCGACGGCGAGAACGCCTGGGAGTATTACCAGAACGATGGCAGGGATTTTTTCCTGTATCTCTACGAGAAGCTGAGCCGCGAGGAAGGGCTCAAGTGCGTCAGCGTCAATGAGTACCTGAAGGAGCACCCGGCCCAGGACGTGATCGAACGGCTGCATGCGGGGTCCTGGATCAACGCCAATTACCGGATCTGGATCGGTCACGAGGAGGACAACCGGGCATGGGACCTTCTGACCCAGACGCGACAGGCCCTCGCCGAGTATGCATCGCAGGACGGCGATCCGGTGAAAACAGCCAGCGCCTGGGAGGAGATATACATTGCCGAAGGGAGCGACTGGTGCTGGTGGTACGGCGACGATCATTATTCGGAGAACGATGAGGAGTTCGACCTCCTGTTCAGGACCCATCTCATGAACGTCTATCGCCTCATCGGCAGGGACATTCCCGACGAACTGCAGATATCGATCCTGCGCGAGGACCGGCATGCGCTGCCGACGGTTGAACTGACGGCCTTCATCTCGCCCGTCATCGACGGCCAGGTAACGAACTATTTCGAATGGCTGCCGGCGGGGTTCTACGATGTAAGCCAGGGGGGAGGCGCCATGCACCGCGGCGCTTCGATCATCACGCACATCTACTACGGGTTCGACCTGAAGAACCTGTTCATCCGCCTCGATCCCAGCGGGAGCCTCAGGGACGAGAAGGTGTCCGACCTGGCATTCTTCGTCAATTTTCTGAACCCCAAGGGCTACGATATCGAGATCAGGGTCGTTCCTCAGGAGCGGCGCGTGACGGCGGCTTTCCATCGGGGAGAAAACGGGACAAGGACGCCAGTTGGTCAGGTCAACACCGTCGCCGCCAACGAGATCATCGAGCTGGCTGTACCATTCGAAATGCTGGGGGTGAAGCCGAATGACGATGTTCAGATCTTTGTCACCGTGGAACGCTCGGGCTCCGAGGTCGAGAAGTGGCCGTATCGGGGATTCATCCAGTTCAAGGTTCCGACCGATGACTTCGAAGCAATGATGTGGCAGGTATAG